In Rattus norvegicus strain BN/NHsdMcwi chromosome 1, GRCr8, whole genome shotgun sequence, a genomic segment contains:
- the Or52s1b gene encoding olfactory receptor Olr82, whose protein sequence is MLTYNETNIHPSTFILIGIPGLEAAHIWISIPFCMGYILALVGNSSLLFIIKTDSSLHEPMYLFLCMLAVADLVVCTTAVPKLLSLFWFHDGEIRFEACLTQIFLIHSCSTMESGFLVGMAFDRYVAICNPLRHSAILTRTVTGAMGLAIVLRGAAFLSPHPFLLRWLPYCKTNIISHTYCEFMALIKIACAETSIRRAYSLIVAFLTGGVDFILIICSYVLILNTVFHLPSKDARLKTLGTCGSHVCVILVFYTPAFFSFLTHRFGHKVDAHVHILVANMYLLVPPMLDPIIYGVRTKKIRDRFLKLFHFQRL, encoded by the coding sequence ATGTTAACATACAATGAAACTAATATCCATCCCTCAACCTTCATCCTCATTGGTATTCCTGGGTTGGAGGCAGCACACATATGGATCTCCATCCCTTTTTGCATGGGCTATATTTTGGCATTAGTGGGAAACAGCTCACTTCTGTTCATCATCAAGACAGACTCCAGCCTCCATGAGCCAATGTACCTTTTTCTCTGCATGTTGGCAGTGGCCGACCTTGTGGTGTGCACCACAGCTGTTCCCAAACttctcagtctcttctggtttcatgATGGAGAGATTCGCTTTGAAGCTTGCCTCACTCAGATCTTCCTAATTCACTCTTGCTCGACCATGGAGTCTGGTTTCCTTGTAGGAATGGCCTTTGACCGTTATGTAGCCATTTGTAACCCATTAAGACACTCAGCTATTCTGACACGCACTGTAACTGGGGCAATGGGTCTGGCTATTGTACTTCGTGGAGCAGCCTTTCTCAGTCCTCACCCTTTCTTGCTACGTTGGCTTCCCTATTGCAAGACTAATATAATTTCCCATACctactgtgagttcatggccCTCATCAAGATCGCCTGTGCTGAGACGAGCATCCGCAGAGCTTACAGCCTCATTGTGGCCTTCCTCACTGGTGGGGTGGACTTCATACTGATCATTTGCTCTTATGTTCTCATACTCAACACAgtcttccatcttccttccaaGGATGCCAGACTCAAAACTCTGGGCACCTGTGGCTCACATGTCTGTGTTATCTTAGTGTTCTATACCCcagccttcttctccttcctcaccCATAGGTTTGGGCACAAAGTggatgcacatgtacacatacttgTGGCCAATATGTATCTTCTCGTACCACCCATGTTAGACCCCATTATTTATGGTGTAAGAACAAAGAAGATAAGAGACAGGTTCCTTAAATTGTTTCATTTCCAAAGACTTTGA
- the Or52s1b gene encoding olfactory receptor Olr82 isoform X1, with amino-acid sequence MYRRANHLTIIMLTYNETNIHPSTFILIGIPGLEAAHIWISIPFCMGYILALVGNSSLLFIIKTDSSLHEPMYLFLCMLAVADLVVCTTAVPKLLSLFWFHDGEIRFEACLTQIFLIHSCSTMESGFLVGMAFDRYVAICNPLRHSAILTRTVTGAMGLAIVLRGAAFLSPHPFLLRWLPYCKTNIISHTYCEFMALIKIACAETSIRRAYSLIVAFLTGGVDFILIICSYVLILNTVFHLPSKDARLKTLGTCGSHVCVILVFYTPAFFSFLTHRFGHKVDAHVHILVANMYLLVPPMLDPIIYGVRTKKIRDRFLKLFHFQRL; translated from the exons ATGTACAGGAGAGCAAATCACCTGACTA TCATCATGTTAACATACAATGAAACTAATATCCATCCCTCAACCTTCATCCTCATTGGTATTCCTGGGTTGGAGGCAGCACACATATGGATCTCCATCCCTTTTTGCATGGGCTATATTTTGGCATTAGTGGGAAACAGCTCACTTCTGTTCATCATCAAGACAGACTCCAGCCTCCATGAGCCAATGTACCTTTTTCTCTGCATGTTGGCAGTGGCCGACCTTGTGGTGTGCACCACAGCTGTTCCCAAACttctcagtctcttctggtttcatgATGGAGAGATTCGCTTTGAAGCTTGCCTCACTCAGATCTTCCTAATTCACTCTTGCTCGACCATGGAGTCTGGTTTCCTTGTAGGAATGGCCTTTGACCGTTATGTAGCCATTTGTAACCCATTAAGACACTCAGCTATTCTGACACGCACTGTAACTGGGGCAATGGGTCTGGCTATTGTACTTCGTGGAGCAGCCTTTCTCAGTCCTCACCCTTTCTTGCTACGTTGGCTTCCCTATTGCAAGACTAATATAATTTCCCATACctactgtgagttcatggccCTCATCAAGATCGCCTGTGCTGAGACGAGCATCCGCAGAGCTTACAGCCTCATTGTGGCCTTCCTCACTGGTGGGGTGGACTTCATACTGATCATTTGCTCTTATGTTCTCATACTCAACACAgtcttccatcttccttccaaGGATGCCAGACTCAAAACTCTGGGCACCTGTGGCTCACATGTCTGTGTTATCTTAGTGTTCTATACCCcagccttcttctccttcctcaccCATAGGTTTGGGCACAAAGTggatgcacatgtacacatacttgTGGCCAATATGTATCTTCTCGTACCACCCATGTTAGACCCCATTATTTATGGTGTAAGAACAAAGAAGATAAGAGACAGGTTCCTTAAATTGTTTCATTTCCAAAGACTTTGA